A genomic segment from Stappia indica encodes:
- a CDS encoding antitoxin, producing MAHPPKAKDPAEAALSAVEEALKIDFGDLDESDKASGSGSETASAGPASSERSDRERSGDLAATSTTSDSQRAPAKRGRGGGRPTSAANDDRRTIGNLIYALQRRPSSAPFWFALALSVVWVAVGWWLASAIFSTELSSVQSAGDIASSPSLILLSVAVVVPVLFFWAMALMIFRAQEMRIVARGMTEVALRLAEPEDVAKESILSVGQAIRREVAAMGDGIERAIARASELEVLVHNEVSSLERSYNDNELKIRALIDELVTQREAVVSNADRVRDSITGAHESLAAQLQATSEKIGEITDTATDRLTGAIEARVSEFNATVDGRVREITDTFSTAGGELIENLASHGESYVARLTGTGETLVDSMSRTGREFAETLETRGGEINDRFAATATEFVETLSLRGGEINDRLAETSSNLFETLDSRGTEINDTLASTGASIVDTLSMRGHEITEALTSTGQTVGDTITQRGEEITASLSLTSGKLIDTITTRTENLLSTLDSRVTGLDASLAETGDRVVESISLRGQEVTDTISVKGAEIVETLSSRTNEVAEILRGTGESIVVDLSLRGGEIASKLDETAGSLTETITVRGTELADRLGSVGDKIHEAISVNGEALDHRLETRSQEMAKLIDGQTRAFRAALDEASATLGTSLSMHTSDFARTLSETGTELAHLIGSRGERVAGELTSIGDRLSQTLDERGTSLQSGLGSHLEQMEHLIGERGTELVASFERRTSELGETLDGRIESLNSTLDLRASTMAEALDTRIEGFDRTLSGGIETLSSTLDLRASTMAEALDTRISGFDQTLTGGIETLSSTLDLRASTMAEALDTRISGFDQTLAGGIERLSTTLDARTGQFEKTLNERTVALSDLLEDRSQAITLQLSDKVDQVGETLGSRAEEIGTSLSERSRLIGEAIEQHLVTFEGSIGSKVEQAANAMSDKAEHLANTMSLGTERIDQALDARARQISETLIARTREIAAAFVDGQTEMSKSLDQRLTDAGEVLSRQSQDLTDTLSDRIAEINVSLGSKVFEVAETLDSRSAELERMLAERLAAITGTLTSETERARETLSEVVIEAGGTVDRLSGTLSGESSKLKEIIETTLDEATTKLEGEGARLRQIVLGSVGEARGALQSESEKAAEAIVASLTGATGNLSSESERLRELLLSAVGEAARSLAAESEKARTLFVGTLGEMSGALGSESDKVREDLTRTVADVAGTLSAESEQARMVLARTVEEIRNTVSGEADSVRSQVAGAVRAAADLLAERGNAVAEDLVSRADALNQALDERAGTLSQLLGTDGNAMVNAIEERAHALTSRVSEIHDAILEAITVKGRDVTDNFARTGLDATRKLVEAGDALVATLDERSASAAEVLGSTKTQLESDITALLDRLTESNALLSDVVANAGDNLGKVETSLSRSAGEFRTAIDRALSETTASAGSLDAQTSVLKQVSQEVLSDISSLASRLEDHGRMLSEAAQHLDETNREVDARVGERKTAIEEVADTLLAKTEAVDSLMRTFSKQLESALTGADQKSREVTSMLTAAAEAATASVSEQFESMRLSAGLEGQKAREAVRAAQDDIVAEMSKTLSDASERFTEATTRMRDVARDVHRELEKTRAELKRGILDLPEEAEQSASALRKIVSEQVRALTELSEIVARQSNVLDTSRAGERAATGTLANVAAAAAPARQAPAPEPAAPRQQQPAASARGGELRGELRRKTLSDFDAPKQQAPQQAEAPRSGGQSKGWVSDLLRRASQDEAPAGDEPQGRSPLQMVESLNSLSIDIARAIDHETFIDLWDRYKQGERHVFTRRLYTLQGQQTFDEIRQKYARDAEFRSAVDRYLADFEQLLSQVARNDRDNIMSQTYLTSDTGKVYTMLAHASGRLD from the coding sequence ATGGCACATCCCCCGAAGGCGAAGGATCCCGCCGAGGCTGCCCTGTCGGCTGTCGAGGAGGCGCTGAAGATCGATTTCGGCGACCTGGACGAAAGCGACAAGGCCAGCGGCAGCGGGTCCGAGACCGCGAGCGCGGGACCGGCAAGCTCCGAGCGCAGCGACCGCGAGCGCTCCGGCGACCTTGCCGCGACCTCTACCACCTCCGACAGCCAGCGCGCGCCCGCCAAGCGCGGTCGCGGCGGCGGACGGCCGACATCGGCGGCCAATGACGACCGCCGGACCATCGGCAACCTCATCTATGCCCTGCAGCGGCGGCCGAGCTCGGCCCCGTTCTGGTTTGCCCTCGCCCTCAGCGTCGTCTGGGTGGCCGTCGGCTGGTGGCTGGCCTCCGCCATCTTCAGCACCGAACTGTCCAGCGTCCAGAGCGCCGGCGACATCGCGTCCTCGCCCTCGCTCATCCTGCTGTCGGTCGCCGTCGTCGTGCCGGTGCTGTTCTTCTGGGCCATGGCCCTGATGATCTTCCGCGCCCAGGAAATGCGCATCGTCGCCCGCGGCATGACCGAGGTCGCCCTGCGCCTCGCCGAGCCCGAGGACGTCGCCAAGGAGTCCATTCTCAGCGTCGGCCAGGCCATCCGCCGCGAAGTCGCCGCCATGGGCGACGGCATCGAGCGCGCCATCGCCCGCGCCAGCGAGCTGGAAGTGCTGGTGCACAACGAGGTCTCCTCGCTGGAGCGCTCCTACAACGACAACGAGCTGAAGATCCGCGCGCTGATCGACGAGCTGGTCACCCAGCGCGAGGCGGTGGTTTCCAACGCCGACCGCGTCCGCGACAGCATCACCGGCGCGCATGAGAGCCTGGCGGCGCAGCTGCAGGCCACCTCCGAGAAGATCGGCGAGATCACCGACACCGCCACCGACCGCCTCACCGGCGCCATCGAGGCGCGCGTGAGCGAGTTCAACGCGACCGTCGACGGCCGCGTGCGCGAGATCACCGACACGTTCAGCACCGCCGGCGGCGAGCTGATCGAGAACCTCGCCTCGCATGGCGAGAGCTATGTCGCCCGCCTCACCGGCACCGGCGAGACGCTGGTCGACAGCATGAGCCGCACGGGCCGCGAATTCGCCGAAACGCTGGAGACGCGCGGCGGCGAGATCAACGACCGCTTCGCGGCGACCGCGACCGAGTTCGTCGAGACCCTGTCGCTGCGCGGCGGCGAGATCAACGACCGCCTGGCGGAAACCTCGTCCAACCTCTTCGAGACGCTGGACAGCCGCGGCACGGAGATCAACGACACGCTGGCGAGCACCGGCGCGTCCATCGTCGACACCCTGTCGATGCGCGGCCACGAGATCACCGAGGCCCTCACCTCCACCGGCCAGACCGTCGGCGACACCATCACCCAGCGCGGCGAGGAGATCACCGCCAGCCTGTCGCTGACCAGCGGCAAGCTGATCGACACGATCACCACCCGCACCGAGAACCTGCTGTCGACGCTCGACAGCCGCGTCACCGGCCTCGACGCCTCGCTCGCCGAGACCGGCGACCGGGTGGTCGAGAGCATCTCGCTGCGCGGCCAGGAGGTCACCGACACGATCTCCGTCAAGGGCGCCGAGATCGTCGAGACCCTGTCCTCGCGCACCAACGAAGTGGCGGAAATCCTGCGCGGCACCGGCGAGTCCATCGTCGTCGACCTGTCGCTGCGCGGCGGCGAGATCGCGTCCAAGCTGGACGAGACGGCCGGCAGCCTCACCGAGACGATCACGGTGCGCGGCACCGAGCTGGCCGACCGCCTCGGCTCCGTCGGCGACAAGATCCACGAAGCCATCTCCGTCAACGGCGAGGCTTTGGACCACCGCCTGGAGACCCGCAGCCAGGAGATGGCCAAGCTCATCGACGGGCAGACCCGCGCCTTCCGCGCGGCGCTCGACGAGGCCTCCGCGACGCTCGGCACCTCGCTGTCGATGCATACCAGCGACTTCGCCCGCACCCTGTCGGAGACCGGCACGGAGCTCGCCCATCTCATCGGATCGCGCGGCGAGCGCGTTGCCGGCGAGCTGACCTCCATCGGCGACCGCCTCAGCCAGACCCTGGACGAGCGCGGCACCAGCCTGCAGAGCGGGCTCGGCAGCCATCTTGAGCAGATGGAGCACCTGATCGGCGAGCGCGGCACCGAGCTGGTCGCCTCGTTCGAGCGGCGCACCAGCGAGCTGGGCGAAACGCTCGACGGCCGCATCGAGTCGCTGAACTCGACGCTGGACCTGCGTGCCTCGACCATGGCGGAAGCGCTCGACACCCGGATCGAGGGCTTCGACCGGACCCTGTCCGGCGGCATCGAGACGCTGAGCTCCACGCTGGACCTGCGCGCCTCCACCATGGCGGAAGCGCTCGACACCCGGATCAGCGGCTTCGACCAGACGCTCACCGGCGGGATCGAGACGCTGAGCTCCACGCTGGACCTGCGCGCCTCCACCATGGCGGAAGCGCTCGACACCCGGATCAGCGGCTTCGACCAGACCCTCGCCGGCGGCATCGAGCGCCTGTCGACGACGCTCGACGCGCGCACCGGCCAGTTCGAGAAGACGCTCAACGAGCGCACCGTCGCCCTGTCCGACCTTCTGGAAGACCGCTCGCAGGCGATCACCCTGCAGCTGTCCGACAAGGTCGACCAGGTCGGCGAGACGCTGGGCAGCCGCGCCGAGGAAATCGGCACCAGCCTGTCGGAGCGTTCGCGCCTGATCGGCGAGGCGATCGAGCAGCACCTCGTCACCTTCGAGGGCTCCATCGGCTCCAAGGTCGAGCAGGCGGCCAACGCCATGTCCGACAAGGCCGAACACCTGGCCAACACCATGTCGCTCGGCACCGAGCGCATCGACCAGGCGCTGGATGCGCGTGCCCGCCAGATCAGCGAGACGCTGATCGCCCGGACCCGCGAGATCGCCGCCGCCTTCGTCGACGGCCAGACCGAGATGTCGAAGTCGCTCGACCAGCGCCTCACCGATGCCGGCGAAGTGCTGTCGCGCCAGAGCCAGGACCTTACCGACACGCTGTCCGACCGCATCGCGGAGATCAACGTGTCGCTCGGCTCCAAGGTGTTCGAGGTTGCCGAGACGCTGGACAGCCGCTCTGCCGAGCTGGAGCGGATGCTGGCCGAGCGCCTTGCCGCGATCACCGGCACGCTGACCAGCGAGACCGAGCGCGCCCGCGAGACCCTCTCCGAGGTCGTCATCGAGGCCGGCGGCACGGTGGATCGCCTGAGCGGCACGCTTTCGGGCGAAAGCAGCAAGCTCAAGGAGATCATCGAGACCACGCTGGACGAGGCGACCACCAAGCTGGAAGGCGAAGGGGCGCGTCTGCGCCAGATCGTCCTCGGCTCGGTCGGCGAGGCCCGCGGCGCCCTGCAGAGCGAGAGCGAGAAGGCCGCAGAGGCCATCGTCGCATCGCTCACCGGCGCCACCGGCAACCTGTCGAGCGAGAGCGAGCGCCTGCGCGAGCTGCTGCTGTCGGCGGTCGGTGAAGCCGCCCGTTCGCTGGCTGCGGAAAGCGAGAAGGCCCGCACCCTGTTCGTCGGCACGCTCGGCGAGATGAGCGGCGCCCTCGGCAGCGAGAGCGACAAGGTCCGCGAGGACCTGACCCGCACCGTCGCCGATGTCGCAGGCACCCTGTCGGCAGAGAGCGAGCAGGCCCGCATGGTGCTGGCCCGCACGGTCGAGGAGATCCGCAACACCGTCTCCGGCGAGGCGGACAGCGTCCGCTCGCAGGTGGCCGGCGCCGTGCGCGCTGCGGCCGACCTGCTGGCCGAGCGCGGCAACGCGGTCGCCGAGGACCTGGTGTCCCGCGCGGATGCGCTCAACCAGGCGCTGGACGAGCGCGCCGGCACGCTGTCGCAGCTGCTCGGCACGGACGGCAACGCCATGGTCAACGCCATCGAGGAGCGGGCGCATGCCCTCACCTCGCGCGTGTCGGAGATCCACGACGCGATCCTGGAGGCGATCACCGTCAAGGGCCGCGACGTCACCGACAACTTCGCCCGCACCGGCCTCGACGCCACCCGCAAGCTGGTGGAAGCCGGCGACGCGCTGGTCGCGACGCTGGACGAGCGCAGCGCTTCGGCCGCGGAGGTGCTCGGCAGCACCAAGACGCAGCTGGAGAGCGACATCACCGCGCTGCTGGACCGCCTGACCGAGTCCAACGCCCTGCTCAGCGACGTCGTCGCCAATGCCGGCGACAATCTCGGCAAGGTGGAGACGTCCCTGTCGCGCAGCGCCGGCGAGTTCCGCACGGCCATCGACCGGGCGCTCAGCGAGACCACGGCCTCGGCCGGATCGCTCGACGCCCAGACCTCGGTGCTCAAGCAGGTCTCGCAGGAGGTTCTCTCCGACATCTCCTCGCTGGCCAGCCGTCTGGAAGACCATGGCCGCATGCTCAGCGAGGCGGCGCAGCACCTGGACGAGACCAACCGCGAGGTCGACGCCCGCGTCGGCGAGCGCAAGACCGCCATCGAGGAAGTGGCGGACACGCTGCTCGCCAAGACCGAGGCGGTCGACAGTCTGATGCGCACCTTCTCCAAGCAGCTCGAATCGGCCCTCACCGGCGCCGACCAGAAGAGCCGCGAGGTGACCAGCATGCTGACGGCCGCGGCCGAGGCGGCAACCGCATCGGTGAGCGAGCAGTTCGAGTCGATGCGCCTGTCGGCAGGCCTGGAAGGCCAGAAGGCCCGCGAGGCCGTGCGTGCCGCCCAGGACGACATCGTCGCCGAAATGTCGAAGACCCTGTCGGACGCGTCCGAGCGCTTCACCGAGGCGACGACCCGCATGCGCGACGTCGCCCGCGACGTGCACCGCGAGCTGGAGAAGACCCGCGCCGAACTCAAGCGCGGCATTCTCGACCTGCCGGAAGAGGCGGAGCAGTCCGCCTCGGCCCTGCGCAAGATCGTCAGCGAGCAGGTTCGCGCGCTGACCGAGCTGTCGGAAATCGTCGCCCGCCAGTCGAACGTGCTGGACACCTCGCGCGCCGGTGAGCGTGCAGCGACCGGAACGCTCGCCAATGTCGCGGCGGCTGCAGCACCGGCCCGCCAGGCCCCGGCTCCGGAGCCGGCGGCCCCGCGCCAGCAGCAGCCTGCGGCCTCCGCACGCGGCGGAGAGCTCCGCGGCGAGCTGCGCCGCAAGACGCTGAGCGACTTCGACGCGCCGAAACAGCAGGCCCCGCAGCAGGCCGAGGCCCCGCGCAGCGGCGGCCAGAGCAAGGGCTGGGTCTCCGACCTGCTCCGCCGCGCCTCGCAGGACGAGGCCCCGGCCGGTGACGAGCCGCAGGGCCGTTCGCCGCTGCAGATGGTCGAGTCGCTGAACTCGCTGTCGATCGACATTGCCCGCGCGATCGACCACGAGACGTTCATCGACCTGTGGGACCGCTACAAGCAGGGCGAGAGGCACGTCTTCACGCGCCGCCTCTACACCCTGCAGGGTCAGCAGACCTTCGACGAGATCCGTCAGAAGTATGCGCGCGATGCCGAGTTCCGCTCGGCGGTCGACCGCTACCTCGCCGATTTCGAGCAGCTGCTGTCCCAGGTCGCCCGCAACGACCGCGACAACATCATGAGCCAGACCTACCTGACGTCGGATACGGGCAAGGTCTACACCATGCTGGCGCATGCCAGCGGCCGGCTCGACTGA